A window of the Planococcus citri chromosome 4, ihPlaCitr1.1, whole genome shotgun sequence genome harbors these coding sequences:
- the LOC135842978 gene encoding putative uncharacterized protein DDB_G0271606 — MKPQHDTEAEKLNFERSLAAIRRRVSYRLSISHSRPSQIRAEAIAGPLQQIMSQPPQPPLNIASGMPEMPTLVDSLAQMLQHRQQLLQILRLPSSAQKQDQIQEILRTNTQLMAKFIKLRQKQRLVGQQHLQRRQPSSLLMRSMDAVRSHCVLSTPNENSVDNQTSSTPTPSNSPNHVSAHRLALQQLLEVLRLPSSPEQQTQIRQILNSNPQLMAAFIKHRQMQLQQQQQHIVTLSTPSNGPNAAVPQHPEALQRQQQQTVTLSTPRNPPITLQQHTEALQQLRNLVPLPSTPQLQVQIRQILSRNPQLMPTFMALKRSQFQKEQQQQQQQSQEQSPQQQESQQPPTIGDPQVQQDQPQVIDIADNELMDSLQSMIESFNDCKM; from the exons ATGAAACCACAACACGATACAGAAgcagaaaaattaaactttgaacGTAGCTTGGCAGCTATAAGGAGAAGAGTTTCATATAGATTGTCAATATC GCATTCTCGACCATCACAGATCCGAGCAGAGGCTATTGCTGGGCCACTTCAACAGATTATGTCGCAGCCACCTCAACCGCCGCTTAACATAGCCTCAGGTATGCCAGAAATGCCAACACTCGTTGACAGTCTAGCTCAAATGCTACAGCATCGCCAACAGCTATTGCAGATATTACGTTTACCAAGCTCTGCGCAGAAACAAGACCAAATCCAAGAAATATTGAGGACTAATACGCAGCTGATGGCGAAATTCATCAAGCTAAGACAGAAGCAGCGACTTGTAGGACAGCAACACTTGCAGCGTCGTCAGCCTTCGTCACTTTTGATGAGATCTATGGATGCAGTAAGATCTCATTGCGTACTAAGTACACCGAACGAGAATTCTGTCGATAATCAAACATCTTCGACACCGACACCGAGCAACAGTCCGAACCACGTATCGGCTCATCGACTAGCACTGCAACAACTATTGGAAGTTTTACGCTTGCCGAGCTCTCCGGAGCAACAGACTCAAATAAGACAGATATTGAATAGTAATCCGCAACTGATGGCGGCGTTCATCAAGCACAGACAAATGCAGttgcaacaacaacagcaacataTAGTTACACTTTCAACACCGAGCAACGGTCCGAACGCTGCAGTGCCGCAGCATCCTGAAGCTTTGCAACGACAACAGCAACAGACGGTTACACTTTCAACACCGAGAAACCCTCCGATCACATTGCAGCAGCATACTGAAGCTTTGCAACAACTAAGGAACCTTGTACCTTTACCGAGCACTCCGCAGCTACAGGTTCAAATACGTCAGATATTGAGCAGGAATCCGCAACTGATGCCGACTTTCATGGCGCTAAAACGGTCCCAGtttcaaaaagaacaacaacagcagcagcaacagtCGCAAGAGCAATCACCTCAGCAGCAAGAGTCTCAACAACCGCCAACGATCGGTGACCCACAAGTGCAGCAAGATCAGCCACAAGTGATCGATATTGCGGACAATGAATTGATGGATAGTCTTCAAAGTATGATTGAATCGTTTAATGATTGTAAAATGTGA